The DNA sequence TATATACATCATCTACCCAAATTATGGGAATCACCTCCTCATTTTTTAAGAAGAATATAAAAGATATTTAAGAATTATCAAGCGCCCTACACTTCTGGCAAAGAGGGTAGGGAAGAATCGCTTTTAGTAAAATGTCCTTGACAATTTTTACTGTATCAATGCAGTCGCCGTGATAAACAAATATATCTAGATTTTCTATAGATTTTTCCTCTGACATACTCACTTTATTCTTGTTTTTAGGTAAATATGTTTCTTCGAAACTTATATCAAATGCTTCTTTAAATTTTTTCAAACACTGTACACAAACTAATATTAGCTTTGCCGTAATACATCCATTGAAATGTGTCTTATCTGTAGTTGGATTACCAACCATCTGCCCTGTTAACAAAATGGGCAAAACAATTGTTCTATTGTTACCGAAGTCGATATCCAACAATTTCTCGTGGATTTCTACAATCTTATTCCGAATGCTCACTATCGGGACCTTCATGCTTCAATCCTTCCTTGCCCTCTTCTAGCACAGATTGTGCTTTTTGTAAAATAGTCTGAGTCTTTGCCAAAAGTTTAAAAACATAATCCTCGGCATCTTTCTGCATTTTTTCTGCCTCTGTTCGCGCTTCGTCCAGTATTTTTGCCTTCTCCTTTTTCGCTTCTTCCAGAACATCTGAATCTTGAACAATTTCATCGCGCCTCACCATTGCGCTTTCAAGGATTCTATCTCTCTCCTCATTTGCTTGGGTTAAAATTGCACTTTTCCGTTTGGAAACAAGATATGCTTCTTTTACTTCTTCCGGAAGTAATTCGCGAATGCGATCAATCTTAGAAATAAATAAATCTTTATCTACGGCGACCAAGTTGGAAAACGGTATTGTCTTTCCTGATTTTAACATCTGCTCTAACAGCTCAATCTCTTTAAATACAGAGTCATTTTCCATTGTTTACTAACCTCCTTTTAAGCCTTTTTTCTACACAAGGTGGAACAAATTTAGAAACATCACCGCCTAAAAGTGCAATTTCCCTCACCAGACTTGAACTTAAAAACACAAACTCACTGCTGCTCATTATTAACACAGTTTCTAAATCAGGATAGAGCTTTTTGTTTATAAGAGCCATTTGAAACTCGTACTCAAAATCAGACATAGTGCGTAACCCCCTCAGGACAACTTTAATATTATTTTCTTTTAAGCAAGACGTCAAGAGACCCTCAAGCGGCATTACAGAAACATTATTAAATTCTTTTGCAAGACACTGCGCCATTTCAATCCGTTCATTCAACGTAAACAATGGATGCTTTTCGTTGTTCTCTGCAACAAAAACAACAAGCTTATCAAATAAATCCGCTCCTCGCTTTATTATATCCAGGTGCCCGTTTGTGATCGGGTCAAATGTACCCGGATATGCTACAATCTTTTTCATATATTTAGTATATAATTTTATGTAGATGTTGCAAATCTTCTAAAAAAATAATAGAATATACGTATGAAAAAGATACTCATAGGAATATTAATAGCATCACTTATCTTAATAAATTTTGGTTGCAGCACCAATGCAGAAATTAAAATAGTTAAAGTCCCCAACATTATTGGCTTTAAATTGGATGATGCTGAAAAAGAGCTAGCAAATCACGGATTAATATTAGAAATAACTGATTCAGAATTCAATGACACAATACCACTAGACCATATTATTTCGCAAGCGCCAGAAAATGGCGAAGAAGTAAGAAGAGAAACAATAGTCAAAGCAGTAATAAGCAATGGTTCGCTAAACATCACAGTACCCGATCTTACCGGGAAAAACCTTGAGGAAGCAATATCCATACTGAAAAGTATAGGCTTAGCAATTGGTGAGATTACAGACAAAGAGGATAATTCCCCAGTAGGGACAATACTTTCGCAACACCCAGCTGCAGGGAGTATATTGCCGCCATATGGCAGCATAAAAATGGTTGCAAGCATTGGCACGTTTGTCATAGTCCCCAATGTTGTCGGAATGGATGTTGAAGATGCAACAAAACTCCTTCTTGATGAAGGTTTCCAAATTGAAATAATTGAAGAAACAGATATTGCAAAAGGAACAAAAGGAATGGTTCTTTACCAATATCCTATGCCAGGATTAAAGGTTAGCCGTGGCACGGAAATAAGGCTAAAAATATCAAAATGAAATTCACCGTCGCGCCTTCGATTTTGGCAGCTGATTTCGCGTGCCTTACAAAAGAGATAGAAAAAATTTATAAAATACCAGACAGCCAGGTGCATTTAGATGTTATGGATGGACATTTTGTGCCAAACATTTCAATCGGCCCCGGTGTCGTAAAAAAGTTGCGAAAAACCACTAACCTTCCATTTGATGTACACCTTATGATTGATAATCCTGAAAATTTTTTCTCCCAGTTCAAAGATGCCGGTGCAAATTATATCACATTCCATATAGAGCAAACCCGCGACCCCATGGCATTAATTAATAAAATAAAAGAACTTGGCATAAAACCAGGAATATCCATTAAACCATCAACAAATCTCGATAAAATAGAACACTTGCTCTCGCAAATAGATGTGCTTCTAATAATGAGTGTTGAACCTGGATTCTCGGGTCAAAAATTTATAAATTCCTCGCTAACAAAAATAGAAAAAGCTCGAAAAACAAAAGAATCAAAAAAATTAAACTTTCAAATCTCAGTCGATGGCGGAATAAATGACGAAACAGCAGAAACAGTAATAAAAGCAGGAGCAGACATACTTGTAATGGGTAATTATTTTTTTGAAAATCCTTTTGAATTAGTAAAATCAGCAATTGAAAAACTCAGAGAAAAATAAAAGGCTGCTACAAGCATAGCAGCCTTAATGCGACTAATTACTAGAAATATATTTCTCTATCTTTGTTAGAATGGTTCTTTTTGGTACAGCTCCAATTATTTTATCAACAACTGCTCCATCAACAAAAATGGCAAGTGTAGGAATGCTCATAATTTCGTATTGTATAGCAAGATTTTGATTTTCATCGACATTAACTTTAACAACTTTGAGCTTTCCTTCATTTTCTTTCGCAATTTCCATTACTACCGGTGTAATCATTTTGCATGGTGCACACCAATCTGCCCAAAATCTATAAGAACCGGTATTTTGGAATCAAGTATTTCCTGTTTAAAATCAATCTCATTAACTTCCATACAAATATCCTCCTATTCCTCTAAAAGTTTGTCAATTTCACTTACGATAAGTTCTTCCAAATTGGGAATATTGCCAATTTTCATAGAAGCAATTTTTCCGTCCTTATCTACAAGAAAAAATCTCGGAATGCTCGTCACGCCATATAATGACACAACATTGCCCTTAGCATCACTGACAACGAAATACGTCATCTCGTTTTCTTTTATGAATTCCGCCACTTCCTGCCTCTTAGATGCTGCATCCATATTAATTCCAATTACCACAACACCCTTATCCTTGTACTTATTATGTATTGCTTCAACATGTGGAATTGTCAAACGACATGGGCCACATCCGATTGACCAAAAATCGAGAAAAACAACTTTCCCTTTAAGGTCCGAAAGATGCACAATTTCTCCATCTAAGGTCTGCCAGGAAAAATCCGGAGCTACTTCTCTTCCCTGAGTAACACCTTCTTGAGACCCATTTCCACCAGTACAACCGGTAAAGATAGGAACAATAAACAAAAGCGCAATAACTGCAAATAAAATTCTTCTCCTCATAATATCTCCTCACTAAATTATAGAACGATTATAACAAAAAAAGCAGAGTTGTCAAGTAATAATATTTACTTAAATTTTCTGCCAGGATCTTTTGTAATATCT is a window from the Caldisericota bacterium genome containing:
- a CDS encoding TlpA disulfide reductase family protein; this encodes MRRRILFAVIALLFIVPIFTGCTGGNGSQEGVTQGREVAPDFSWQTLDGEIVHLSDLKGKVVFLDFWSIGCGPCRLTIPHVEAIHNKYKDKGVVVIGINMDAASKRQEVAEFIKENEMTYFVVSDAKGNVVSLYGVTSIPRFFLVDKDGKIASMKIGNIPNLEELIVSEIDKLLEE
- a CDS encoding YceD family protein, encoding MSIRNKIVEIHEKLLDIDFGNNRTIVLPILLTGQMVGNPTTDKTHFNGCITAKLILVCVQCLKKFKEAFDISFEETYLPKNKNKVSMSEEKSIENLDIFVYHGDCIDTVKIVKDILLKAILPYPLCQKCRALDNS
- a CDS encoding PASTA domain-containing protein, whose translation is MKKILIGILIASLILINFGCSTNAEIKIVKVPNIIGFKLDDAEKELANHGLILEITDSEFNDTIPLDHIISQAPENGEEVRRETIVKAVISNGSLNITVPDLTGKNLEEAISILKSIGLAIGEITDKEDNSPVGTILSQHPAAGSILPPYGSIKMVASIGTFVIVPNVVGMDVEDATKLLLDEGFQIEIIEETDIAKGTKGMVLYQYPMPGLKVSRGTEIRLKISK
- the rpe gene encoding ribulose-phosphate 3-epimerase; translation: MKFTVAPSILAADFACLTKEIEKIYKIPDSQVHLDVMDGHFVPNISIGPGVVKKLRKTTNLPFDVHLMIDNPENFFSQFKDAGANYITFHIEQTRDPMALINKIKELGIKPGISIKPSTNLDKIEHLLSQIDVLLIMSVEPGFSGQKFINSSLTKIEKARKTKESKKLNFQISVDGGINDETAETVIKAGADILVMGNYFFENPFELVKSAIEKLREK
- the coaD gene encoding pantetheine-phosphate adenylyltransferase, giving the protein MKKIVAYPGTFDPITNGHLDIIKRGADLFDKLVVFVAENNEKHPLFTLNERIEMAQCLAKEFNNVSVMPLEGLLTSCLKENNIKVVLRGLRTMSDFEYEFQMALINKKLYPDLETVLIMSSSEFVFLSSSLVREIALLGGDVSKFVPPCVEKRLKRRLVNNGK